In Leptotrichia buccalis C-1013-b, the genomic window TTGTGCCGAACGTAATGCAATTACAACAGCAATTACTGAGAATATGAAAAAAATAAAAGTGCTTGTTATAACAGGAAATACCCCTGAACCAATTAGCCCTTGTGGAGCCTGTAGGCAAGTAATCAGAGAATTTTCAGATAAAGATACAATTATAATTTTGGCAAATAAAGAAAATAAATATAAAATTACTTCAATAGAAGAATTGTTGCCATATTCATTTGGTGCAGAAGATTTAGAGTAAAAATATGTTGAGAAATTTATAAAATGTGATATAATTATTATAGGGAGAGGTTTACAAAAATAAAAAAATTTTAAAAACCAAGCAAAAAAATAACTTTATTATTGAAAAAGTAAAAAAATGAGTTATAATTATAATGAAAAAGCCAAATATTATAAAATTTTAGTTTTGGAGGAGTGGTTTTTATGAAAAAATTTAATTTAAAAAAAATGTTTTTAGTTTCAATTTTGTCTTTAGCGTTTAGTACTGTTTCTATGGGAGCTTCTTTTATAACATCATCAAAAGATAATGCCATTAATATCCGAGAATCTGCTACTACAGATTCTAAAGTTATAGAAACTATTAAAAATGGAGAAATACTTGAAAGTACAGAAAAATCTGGAGATTGGCATAAAGTGACTTATTATAATAGCGAAATAAAAAAGTCATTCACAGGATATATTCACAATAGCCAATTAAAAGAAACAATTGGAAAACTTGTTATAACTTCCAGTATAGGATATAGCAACATAAGAGAAAAACCAACAACAAAATCTGCAATAAAAACTAGATTAAAAACTGGTCAGACAGTTTATGCAATAAGTAAAACAGACGATGACTGGTATTACATAAAATTTAATGGTAATCAGCGAGGTTATATTTACAGTAATCAAGTTGCTAAAAAGTAATATTTAAATTTTTTGATTTATTATTAATGTTACAGATGATAGTAGGAAATTTTAATGTTTCCTACTATTTTATATTATTTTTTTATATTTTTTTTAAATTTGTATTGCAAAAATAAAAAAAAGAGGTATAATTATAGTGATAAAAGAATTAAAAAAAGTTTAAATATAGGGAGTGATTCTTATGAAAAAAATATTATCATCTTTGATTATGTTCTCAACATTGAGCAGCATTTCAATGGGAGCAACATACATGACATCAGCAAAGGGTAATGGAATTAATGTACGAACTTCTCCAACAACAAAATCCCGAGTTGTAAAAGTTGTGCCAAGTGGAGATATCGTGAATAGTGATGAAAGATCTGGTAACTGGTACAAAGTAGAATCTGTAGATTCTGAATCTGAATACAACGGATATATTCATAACAGCCTATTAAAACCAGTAACTGAAAGAAATGTACTACCGAATGGAAATACTAATGTAAGAGCAGCAGGTTCATTAAAATCTAAAGTAATTGGTAAAGTAAATAGTGAAGATGTAATCTACACAATAGGAAATAAGAATAAAGGATGGTACCACGTAAGACTTTCAAAATACCAAGCGAATGGAAAAAAATTTGGATACATTCATGAAAGTAGATTTCAAGACTAATTATTAAAAATAAACTATATTTATTATTGCTTAAAAATTAAACTTCAAAATAGTAGGATTATAAAATTTTTCCTGCTATTTTTATATAAATTTTAAATTTTTTATTATTTTTTAAAATTTATGTTCAAAAAATGAAAATATGAGGTATAATTATAATGATAAAAAGATTAATAAAATTTTAAATCTAAGGAGTGATTTTTATGAAAAAGATGTTTCTGTTTTTAATTTTATTTTTCACATTAAGTACTGTTTTGACGGCAGATTGGTATTACATAGGGTCATCAAGTAGTGGAATAATTAATGTTCGAGAATTTCCAAATAACCAATCTAGAGTTGTAACAACCGCACGAAATAATCAAATAATACGGGTTATTCACAAACAAGGTAATTGGTATAAAGTGAATATTGAAGCTGGTGATATTGGCTATTTAGGATATATTCATAATAGCATGTTAAAAAAAGTTACAGAATTTTCAATATATTCTAAGGAAGGATACACTAATGTAAGATCAAAGCCTAGTTCTTCTTCTAAAGTAATAGCTCGGTTAGAAAATGGAGAAGAAGTTTTTGCGATAAATAAGACAGGAGACTGGTATTATGTAACACTTTGGGATAGTGACATATACGGATATGTTCATCAAAGCCAATTACAAAGAAACTAAAAAATTAAAATAAAAAATGGCAGGAAATATTAACAAATATAATCCTGCTATTTTTATATAATTTATATTCAACTTAGCTATACATTTCATTTAGTCTTGCTTCAACTGTTTCATCATTCAAATAATCATCATATTCCATTTCTTTTTCCAAAATACCTTTTGGTGTAATTTCAATTATTTTATTTGCGATTGTCTGAATAAATTCGTGGTCGTGTGTTGTGAATAAGATTGTTCCGTCAAATCTTTCTAACGATTTATTAAGCGATGTAATTGCTTCAAGATCCAAGTGATCTGTTGGGTTGTCTAATAATAGGACATTTGCGTTGGATAGCATCATTTTTGAAAGCATACAACGAACTTTTTCCCCTCCAGAAAGAACTTTGGCTTTTTTTCTTGCATCTTCTCCTGAGAATAGCATTCTTCCTAAGAATCCACGTACATATTCTTCGTGCTGATCAGTCGAAAATTGTCTTAGCCAGTCAATTAATGACAAGTCAACATCTTCAAAATATTCTGAATTGTCTTTTGGAAAATAGCTTTGTGAAGTTGTAACTCCCCATTCAACTTTTCCAGAATCAGGTTCTAGCTCGCCAGCTAAAATTTGAAAAAGAGTTGTCTTGGCTATATCATTTTTGGATAAAATAACAACTTTGTCCCCAGTGTTTATTGTAAAGGAAATATTGTCAAGAATTTTTTCTCCGTCAATAGTTTTTGTTAAGTTCTCAACTTTTAACATATTGTTTCCAGCTTCCCTTTCAGGTTTGAACTCAATATATGGATATTTTCTATTAGAAACCTGCATATCTTCAAATTGTAATTTTTCCAGCTGTTTCTTACGGCTTGTAGCTTGTTTTGATTTTGAGGCATTAGCAGAAAAACGTGCAATAAAGTCTTGAAGTTCCTTTTTCTTTTGCTCCATTTTTTTATTTTGGTTTCTAATTAATTCTTGCATTAATTGATTTGATTCGTACCAGAAATCGTAGTTTCCAACAAACATTTTGATTTTTCCGTAATCAATATCAGCAATGTGAGTACAAACCTTATTTAAAAAGTGTCTATCATGCGAAACTACAAGTACAGTTGTGTTTTCCAAGTCCATTAGAAAATCTTCTAGCCATTTTACTGCGTGCAAGTCAAGTCCATTTGTAGGCTCATCTAATAATAAAATGTCAGGATTTCCAAAAATAGCCTGTGCAAGCAGTACTTTTACCTTTTCAGGTTCTGTTAATTCTTTCATCAGTTTGTGATGCATTTCAGCGGGAATTCCTAATCCAATTAGAAATTTTTCGGCATTTGTTTCAGCTTCCCAGCCGTCCAGTTCTGCAAATTCCCCTTCAAGTTCAGCCGCCAAATTTCCATCTTCTTCAGTAAATTCAGTTTTTGCATATAAAGCATTTTTTTGCAGCATAATATCGTATAATTTTGCGTGTCCCATCATTACTACATTTAGCACTTCTTCATCTTCATAAGCAAAGTGATCCTGCTTTAGAAATGATAGTCTTTTATTTTTTTCTACAATAACTTCCCCAGAAGTAGAATCAAGCTCTCCAGTTAAAACTTTCAGAAAAGTTGATTTTCCAGCTCCGTTCGGTCCAATAATACCGTAACAGTTCCCTTCTGTAAATTTAATATTCACTTCATCAAAAAGTTTTCGTCCACCAAACTGGACAGATAAATTACTTGTTGAAATCAAAAAATTTCCTCCTTAAATATTTATAATTTATCTATATTATATCAAAAATTTTCACTAAAAACAAAATAAATTTACTTAAAACCTTTATTTTTTCCAAAATAATTGGTAAAATATACGAAAGGAAAAATTTTGAAAAAACAGAATGGGGAAAACGTATGAATAAAACAAATTTTCACACTCATAATTACCGATGTGAACATGCCGTTGGAAATGTTGAAGATTATGTAAAGGTGGCAATTAGGGAAGGCTACACCGAGCTTGGAATATCAGATCACGCTCCAATGCCTGAATATTATGAAAATAATAGAATGAAAGAAGAAGATTTTGACGGATATTTGAAGGAAATTGAAGAAGCACAAGAAAAATACGGAGATAAAATTAAGATTTATAAATCATTAGAAATTGAATATTTCCCAGAATTTGCTGAAAAATATAATAAATACAGGGAAAAACTAGATTATCTTATTTTAGGGCTGCATGCTTTTAGAAAAGATGGAGATGATACAAATTATAATGCTTGGAAAATAAAAACAGAAGAAGATGTGCTGGCTTATGCCAAATTTATGGTGGAAGCTATAGAAAGCAAAAAATTTGACTACATCGCACACCCAGATTTGTATGTAATAAATTATCGAACTTGGGATGAAAGCTGTGAAAAAGCTGCACATATGATTGCAAAAGCAGCAGAAAAAATAGATGTGCCGCTTGAAGTAAATGCAAATGGGATAAGAAAATCGTTTGAAAGACATCCTGACTGGGACAGATATATGTATCCGTACAAGGAATTTTGGGAAATTGTGAAACAGTATAATGTTAGAACGATGATTGGATCGGATACGCACAATTTTAACAGGATGGAAGATAGAGAAATGGAAATTGCTAGGGAGTTTGCGAAGGAAATTGGGTTGAATGTGATTGAGAGCATTTTTTAGAATTGTAAAATTTAACAGGAAGGATTACAATTATGAAAAAAATAATTTTATTTATTTGTATTTTAATAGGAGTGAGCTCGTGTGATATGATCGCTGAAAATATCCAGGAATCAAAAATTTATTTTGCAAATAGAAAATTAGATAAGAAAAGAAATAAAATTGGTTGGGAACTTTTAAAAGGAGATACTGAAAAAATATTATGGAATGATATGGAATTAACACTTCCTAAAAATACAAAGATAAAAAAAGAACCTGGTAAGCCAAAATATGAAACTGGAAATTTGGAATATAATGAAGTAGTATTAGAAATAAAATTTGTATACATTCCTAACAAAAATGATGGGAATATTTGTTTTGCTGAACCAACTCCATTCAAACAATGGTATAAGAAAAAAGATAATGATTATTACTTTTTATATGCTGATAATTTTGAGAATACAAAGAGTAATATGGTATTAGCTGAAAAAATAGCAAAAGAAAATGGTTTTACTGAATGTAAAAATGGGTTAAGATAATAAATTTGTATAAAAAATGAAAAATTTTAAAGAAAGGAGTGTATGGTATTGATTTATCATACAATAAACAAAAATGGATAACAGTTTTAAATTTTTAAAAGGGGCAAAAATGATACACCCCACAACAGGGATAACTTTGGAATATTTGGATAAGGCTCATGCAGTATGTTTTGTGCTGTTTAATGAAACGAAGGAAAAAGTAATTTTGGTAAAACAGTTTAGACCTGGACCAAAAGATTATTCGATTGAAGCTTGTGCAGGGTTAATTGATGGAAATGAGGAGCCTAGAGTGGCGGCTTTTAGAGAATTAAAGGAAGAAACTGGATACTTGGAAACAGACGTAACAGATATTGAGGAATTGCCGCAAGGACTGTATGTATCGCCAGGTTACACTACTGAAAAATTGTATTTTTTTAGTGCAAGATTGAAATCTGATGATATTAAGCCAATAGAGCAGTCGCTTGACCATGGGGAAGAAGTGGAAGTAATATGGGTTGATGTAAAAGATGTTATAAAACTTTCAAGCGATATGAAAACAATACTTGCTGTAACATATTTTTCTAAATAATTTTTACTAAATTTTTAGATTGTACAAATCAAATTGAAGGGAGAAAATTATGAAAAGCTCTTTGCCGTTGCCATCTCTGATAATATATGTTTATATTATTTATTTGCTTTTCAGTTTAATTATGAAAAAAATTAGATTTAAGGCAGAAAATTTGGAAGAGCTGGATGGAGAATTCATTTTTACTTTTATAAGAAGAATTAGAAAAAAAGAGATTTATTTTAACATTAATGAAGTAAAAATGTGTGTATTGTCAAGAATGCTTATACAAGGAGGAACATTTAAAACTATAAATTTCAATGTTTTCTTAAATGACGGGTATACTTTTCGACTAAGAAAAAAAAGAGAATGTTTATTATTTTTGCAAGTTTGCCGTGAAAAAAGGAATGAACTGTATCAAAAAATATTAAGCATGATTCCAGCTGATATAACAGTTATTTCAATCATTGAAAAAGAGCTGGATAATTTTAAAAGATAAATTATAGAGAAAATAAGCATTTAATCAATAATTTTAAAAATTATTTGACAACATAAATTAAAAATGATAATATAAAAACGTAAGGTTAAAAGAAATTTTCTGTTAATAAATTTTTAATTATAATAGTTATAGAAGGAGAAAAAATCTATGAAAAAAATCGCAATTTTAACTAGTGGTGGAGATTCACAAGGTATGAATACAGCGATAAGAGCTGTTACGAAAGCTGCCATAAATAAAGGAATGAAAGTTTATGGAATCAAAAGAGGATATAAGGGTATGCTTGAAGATCAGATTTCACCATTGACATTATTAGATGTAAGTGGAATTGCTGATAAAGGGGGAACAATTTTATTATCAGCAAGATTGCCGGAATTTAAAGATCCTGAAGTTAGAGCAAAAGCAGCGGCTAATTTAAAAAAATATGGAATTGATGGATTAGTTGTAATTGGTGGAGATGGATCATTCCATGGAGCACATTATTTGTATGAAGAACATGGCATCAAAACAATTGGAATACCAGGAACAATTGATAATGACGTAGCTGGAACTGATTATACAGTTGGTTATGATACTGCATTAAATATCATATTAGATGCTATTTCAAAATTAAAAGATACTGCCACTTCTCATGAAAGAACGTATTTGGTAGAAGTAATGGGAAGAAATTGCGGAGATTTGGCTCTTTATTCTGCAATAGCAGGTGGTGCAAGTGGAGTTATGATTCCTGAAAAAGAAAGCTCAATTGATGATTTAGCAGAAGTAATTAAAAAAAGACGTGCAGATGGTAAATTATATGATATAATCGTAGTTGCTGAAGGTGTAGGAAATGTTGTACAACTTAAGGAAGAATTAGCTAAAAGAGTTAACACAAGTATAAGAGTTACTATTTTAGGACATATTCAAAGAGGTGGAGCTCCTACTGCATTTGATAGAATTTTGGCAACAAGATTAGGTGTAAGAGCGGTTGAATTAATTGAAGAAGAAAAAGGTGGATTAATGGTTGGAATTCAAAGTGAAGAAGTAACAACTCATAAACTATCTTATGCTTGGGAAAATTATTCAAAAGCATCATCAGCTGACTATGTAATAGCAAATATGTTATCATTATAATTATTTAGTAATTAATGATCTATAAAAAATGAATGAATATTCTTATATTAAGTAAGATTCATTGATAAATAAGACAGTAAGAATTTTAAACATTAAATTAGGAGGAAAAATGAAAATTAAAATGACTAAAGTTGTTTGTACCATCGGTCCAAAAACTGAAAGTATTGAAATGTTGACAAAATTAGTAGAAAGTGGAATGAACGTAATGAGATTGAACTTTTCTCATGGTGATTTTGAAGAACATGGACAAAGAATTAAAAATATTAGAGAAGTAATGAAAAAAACAGGTAAAGAAATAGGGATTTTATTAGATACTAAAGGGCCTGAAATTAGAACTGGAAAATTAGAAGGTGGAAAAGATGTATTATTAGAAACTGGTAAAAAAGTAACTATTACTACTGATTATTCTTTCGTTGGAAATGCTGAAAAATTTGCAGTTTCTTATCCTGGAATTGTTGATGACTTATATGAAGGAACAACAGTTTTATTAGATGATGGTTTAGTTGGATTAAAAGTTGAGAGCGTAGACAAAGCAGCTGGAGAAGTTCACTGTGTTATCACAAATACTGGAGAATTAGGAGAAACTAAAGGTGTAAACTTGCCAGATGTTTCAGTTGGATTGCCTGCATTAGCTGAAAAAGATATTGCTGACTTGAAATTTGGTTGTGAACAAGGTGTTGACTTTGTAGCAGCTTCATTCATAAGAAAAGCATCTGACGTTGCTGAAGTAAGAAAAGTATTAGATGATAATGGTGGAAAAAATATTCAAATTATTCCTAAAATTGAAAGCCAAGAAGGTGTTGACAACTTCGATGAAATCTTGGAATTAAGTGATGGAATCATGGTAGCAAGAGGAGATTTAGGAGTAGAAGTTCCTGCAGAAGAAGTTCCTTTCATGCAAAAAATGATGATTAGAAAATGTAACAAAGCTGGAAAACCAGTTATTACAGCTACACAAATGTTAGATTCAATGATTAGAAACCCAAGACCTACAAGAGCAGAAGCAGGAGACGTTGCTAATGCTATTTTAGATGGAACAGATGCAGTTATGTTATCAGGAGAATCAGCAAAAGGTAAATATCCAGTAGAAGCTGTTAAGATGATGGCTACTATTTCAAAAAGAACAGATGAATTTAAAAAATTCAAAACAGTTGAAACTCCAGGAGGATCAGATATTTCTGTTACAGAAGCAATTTCAAGCGGTGCAGTAAGTACTTCTCATGCATTGGATGCTAAATTAATTGTATGTTGGACAAAAACTGGTAGAGCACCAAGAATGATTAGAAAATATGGACCAACTATACCAATTATTGCTTTGACAGACAATGACCAAACTGCAAGACAATTGGCATTAGTAAGAGGAGTTAGAGCTTACGTAGCAAAAGGATTGGATAAAACAGATGATTTCTTCGCAAAAGCAAGAGAAATTGCAGCTAACCATGAAGAAGCGAACAAAGGTGATTTAGTAGTAATGGTAACTGGAATCTCTAAAGAAGGAACAACTAACACATTCAGAGTAGAAAGAGTTGGAGAATAATTAAAAAATTTGATTATTTAACTGACAATTAATTTAAATATTTTTGTGAGGGAAACGGTTTTATACCTTTTCCCTTTATTTATATACATAAGAAAAGAAAGGAATAAAAAAAGTGAAAAAACTTGATGATTTGATAGATGTTTTTGCAAAATTACCGGGAATTGGAAGAAAAAGTGCGGCAAGAATTGCATTTGATGTGCTTGAAAAAAGTGAAGCTGATATTGATAGAATGCTTGAAATAATAAAAGATTCACATACTAATATTAAACATTGTGAAATTTGTGGAAATTTATCGGAAAATGATATTTGTGAAATTTGTGCCAATGAGAAAAGAGACAAGGAAGTAATCTGTGTTGTTGAAGGAGTGCGAGATGTGATTGCATTTGAAAAGTCTGAAACTTATAATGGACTTTATCACGTACTTGGCGGAAAAATTGATCCATTAAATGGAGTTACTATTGAAGATTTAAACTTAATGAAATTAATGAGAAGGTTGGATGGAAATGTGAAAGAAATTATATTAGCTTTAAATCCTGATTTGGAAGGGGAAACTACAAGTCTCTATTTGACAAAATTTTTAAAAGATAAAAATGTAAAAATTTCAAAAATTGCCAGTGGAATTCCAATGGGAGGAAATATTGAATATACAGATATGGCGACGCTGGGAAGATCGCTGGAAGGTAGAGTTAATGTGGATGATGTAGACTAGATTGGGTTTTAGAAAATAAGAGTTTAAATTACTTGTATTTTATTTGCTATTTCAGTATAATTTCAATATAGGGGCTGAAGGATAAAAAAGGGAGTAAAGTGGAATGAGAAAGAAGTTGCCCAATTGGAATATCGGATTTTAAAAAAGTGATTGAAGGGAATTAGTATTTTGATAAGATAGAATTAATTAGTAATACTAAACACCATTTAAATAACGAATTTATTACAAATTTTTCTAATCAGAGGATAAAACTCAATATTTTCAAATGATTAAAATATAATTTTCACTTTTTAAACAGATTTTGGTATAAAATTATGGAAGAGGCGGAAATGGTAAAAATTTTTACAAGACCTCGGCGTTTTTAGGAAAAGAAATGGAAGTTAAATTTGAAGGATAAATAAAAATATAAAAAACAAAAAATAAATACTCAAGCAGTCTGATAAAATAACCATTGCCTGAGTATTTTTTATTGAAATTAGATTAATTTCTAAAATTTTAATAATTTTTATTTTAAATCGTTTATATATTTTTTCACAAAGTCCTGAATTTCAGCCTTATCAATTACATTTGAAAATCTTATTTCTGAATTTCTGACTTCTGTCAGCTTTTCTGGGAATTTTACACCAGTAACTTTTGATACTTCATCTAAAATTGCATAAGGCTCTTTTGTTTCATCAAGTCCCAATGCTTTTGCAATTGGAGTTGGGAATTTGAATGGGTGTGCTGTTGACATTATTACTGTGTGAATGTTTTTATCTAAATTGTTGTTATCTAATTTTTCATAAACAGAATAAGCAACTGCTGTGTGAGGATCCATTAAATAATGATAATTTTCATATACATTTTTAATTGCATTTACAGTTTCATCATCGTTCGCAAATTCTCCGTAAAATTCATTTTGAATATTTTTCAATTCTTCTTCATTTACAGACAACTCTCCTCCTAAAAGTAAGTTTGTAATCAATTCATTTACTCTTTCAGAATTTTCATTTAGTGCGTAATATAAATATCTTTCAAAATTTGATGAAAGAAGAATGTCCATTGAAGGTGAGTTTGTTGCGTAAAAATCTCTATTTTTGTTGTATATTCCAGTTTGGAAGAAGTCAGCCAGAACTTTATTTTTATTTGAAGCTGAAATAAATTTTTTGATTGGTATCCCAAGTTTTTTAGCGATAAATCCAGCTAAAATATTTCCAAAGTTTCCAGTTGGAACTACCACATTAAATTCCTCGTTAGGCTTAATTGTTCCAGCTTTTACCAAGTTTACATAAGTTGACACATAATATATGATTTGTGGAAATAATCTTCCAATATTGATAGAGTTTGCACTTGAAAACATTACATTGTGATCGTTTGCATATTTTTTAAATTCTTCGCTGGAAAAAATGACTTTTATGGCACTTTGAGCATCATCAAAGTTTCCGTTTATTGCGACAATTTCGACATTGTTTCCAAGCTGTTTTCGCATTTGTTCTTCCTGCATCGGACTAACTCCATTTTTAGGATAAAATACGACAATGTTAATTCCGTCAACATTTTTAAATCCTTCAAGTGCAGCCTTTCCAGTATCTCCAGAAGTTGCAGCCAGAATCAATATTTTTTTATCTTCTTTTTGTTTTTCTTTACTTAAAAGCAGCAAATATGGGAATAATGAAAGAGCCAAATCTTTAAATGCCAATGTTCTTCCATGAAACAGTTCTCCAAAACTTACTTTTTCATTTAATTTATGTACAGGAACAATATTTTCATCAGTAAAAGTAGTATTGTTATAAGCATTGTTCACAGCATTTTTTATTTCTTCGTCTGAAAATTCTGTAAAAAATAGTTTTATAATTTTTTCTGAAAGTTCTTGATAAGACAAGTCTTTTAGTTCATCATAAGTCAATTTAACTTCTGGTAATTTTTCAGGGATATAAAGCCCGCCGCCATTTGCAAGTCCATGTAATGTAGCAAAAGTGGAGCTTTGTACTTTTCCGCCTCTTGTACTTTTGTAATTCATAATTACACCTCTTCTTTGATTATTTTATTTATAAAACATTATAACATAAAAAAATACGCCAATCAATTGGAATGGAGCATTTTTTTAGCTTTTGTTAATCTAAATGGATTAATTTATTATTTTTATAAGTCAAGCATATCATAAAATGTGAAATTAGTTAACTAGAAAATAAAAAATTATAAATTTTTTAATAAATAAACAATTTTTCTCATTTTTCTTTAATAATTAATCTGTATAATATAATTGAAGTAAAGTTTTTTGTTTTATAATTATTATGATATATGTGTATAGAAAGGTTGGTAAAGACTATGAAAAAAATATTTTTGATGTTATTATTGATATTTTGTGTAATTTCCTGTGAATTAAAAAAGGCTCAGGAAGCATACGATAGAAAAGAATATTTGGAAAGTATGAAAATTGTTTTAAAATATTTTGAAAAAAATCCTCACAAATTACAGAAGATAAAACCAGATGTAAAAAATGACCTTATTGCAAAATTTTCAAATATTGTAAGTATTTATGAAAGAAAGGCGTATAATGGAACTCCTGATGAAAAAATTGAAGGTTATTCTAGTTTAGGTCAGATTTATATGTTAGTGGATAAATATTCGGCATCACATGAATTTACAAATTTTACTAGGGAGCATAATTTGAATTCAATTTATGACAATTATGAAAGTCTTATTTCACAGAAAATACGAGATAATATGAGCTGGGAAAATTATGAAAATATTTATCAGACGGTAAAGAAATACTATAACGGGCATATAGAATTTATGGAAGAATTAATGAATAGTGGTAAAATGACGTTTTATCGAGAAG contains:
- the thrC gene encoding threonine synthase, giving the protein MNYKSTRGGKVQSSTFATLHGLANGGGLYIPEKLPEVKLTYDELKDLSYQELSEKIIKLFFTEFSDEEIKNAVNNAYNNTTFTDENIVPVHKLNEKVSFGELFHGRTLAFKDLALSLFPYLLLLSKEKQKEDKKILILAATSGDTGKAALEGFKNVDGINIVVFYPKNGVSPMQEEQMRKQLGNNVEIVAINGNFDDAQSAIKVIFSSEEFKKYANDHNVMFSSANSINIGRLFPQIIYYVSTYVNLVKAGTIKPNEEFNVVVPTGNFGNILAGFIAKKLGIPIKKFISASNKNKVLADFFQTGIYNKNRDFYATNSPSMDILLSSNFERYLYYALNENSERVNELITNLLLGGELSVNEEELKNIQNEFYGEFANDDETVNAIKNVYENYHYLMDPHTAVAYSVYEKLDNNNLDKNIHTVIMSTAHPFKFPTPIAKALGLDETKEPYAILDEVSKVTGVKFPEKLTEVRNSEIRFSNVIDKAEIQDFVKKYINDLK